A segment of the Lycium ferocissimum isolate CSIRO_LF1 chromosome 5, AGI_CSIRO_Lferr_CH_V1, whole genome shotgun sequence genome:
ATTCACTTGAGACAGTAGCCATTAATCGCTTTAGCACGGATTTTCTTGcgctaaagattttttttttttgtatagcgcagtaaaatactgcgctatagcgagcactaaaaaaaaatttggtaaacttttttttttttttggcaacacttagtgtgttttttcatactttgaccaacgattaatAGTGTGTTAAGACttcgaaacgtcaatattttatatagaacttgatatttttttatttacaatAATATAGCTCAATAaacaaggatacgtagacgttcggatcgtcattttaggggttgaaaaggtgccgaagtaagtttCTTGAAAAACTTGTTGTTTATTTGTAAGGttatttttagtcaactttatatgtcgagaaaattagtcagctttattttcaaaaattgaaatcacagaagtgaaattgacattcacagctaCATTACCCCGGGATTTTTTCGTTGAAATCTATtacgtatcatcatattataagtaaataaaactgaaaatttcacgccaatttgggggaaaactGAAATtaaatgggataaaaggtgttttttttaaaatccgcTCGGCCAAACAGGCTTGTGGCTAtttgtccgcatagatctcaaaaaaatacgcaagttcaaaaaaaatgCGTAAAACGAACGTCGAAGTaagcaaagttatgaccatctaaagtttatttttacaactagtttttctccctatattttttaaatacttttttatcaaattgaattagatttatattcaaaattaagttatgtcttgattaaaaaataacacgcttaaatcaaaatcttaaaaaataaaacaccctgaagtttccaaacaaaacttaatTCGAGTACCATTCCAActcctaaaacgacgatccgaacgcttatgtatccttgatgtattgagcctacattattgtacgcgagaaaaaaatatcgtgttctatataaaatattgaccttttgagtcttgacacacgactaatcattggttaaagtatgaaaaaacactaagcttttttttcaaataaaacttacttggcaccttttcaaccccctaaaatgacgatccgaacgtctacgtattcTTTATGTATTGAGCCTCACATTAttgtacacaaaaaaaatatcgtgctctatataaaatattgacgtttcgaagtcttgacacacgactaatcattggtcaaagtatgaaaaaaagttaaccaaatttttttttttttttttagtgcttgctatagcgcagtaaaaaaaaaaaaaaaaaatctttagcgCATGATAAAATATTGCGCTAAAGCGATTCGCAACTCCGTCTCCCGTGGCTCGcttttagcgcagtattttactaccCTAAAGGTAgttttataactttttttttgttggggtattttagTTCACTTGgttttttattgagtcattttgatTCCGGACTCGTATTTCTCCCATCCCATAAGGTGAAGTGTAAACATCATATCCCTGAAATATGAAGTACAACATAGCATAATTTGTCCTATACAAATGAAAGAGATCAAATTTCCTCTTATTGAACAATAAATTCTGTCACATTTCCTTGGTATGGCTAGAATACACAACAAAGACTAATCTATTCTAATGAAAAGTTACCAAATTGCTAATTCTCTGTGACCATCTTCAGTTGCACAAGCTCTAAACATGCCAGTTGTATTAAATGGCATGGTAACTTCCCCAGTGGCCGATACAGCAATCAGGCCAGTGGTTCCTTTTGGGGCACATTCCTCTACAGCGTAATCTGCGGCCTCCTTGAGAGAAAGCCCTTTATACTCCATTAGAGCAGCCACATCTCTTGCTACAGTTGCACGGATAATAGCATCTCCTTGGCCTGTAGCAGAGACTGCACATAGTTTATTCGCATATGTACCTGCACCAATAACGGGAGTATCTCCTATCCTTCCAACCATCTTGTTTACTAGTCCTCCAGTAGAAGTAGCAGTAGCTAAATGTCCATAGATATCAACAGCAACACATCCAACTGTTCCTAGCTGGCTATCCCCACTAGGAACTGGTGGTTTGTTATCTTTTGGTATAGGCCGTGTATTATAATCTACCTGTAAAATGGTAGCAGCGATATTAGCCAATAACACGGAAGCAGAAAGCGCCTCAACGTTACAATGACAGAAGAATTGAGTCTTAAATCACAAGACTGAGTTTCCAAGAAGGGAACGAAAACTCTGTTAGATGCATAGCCACATAACTACATTTAAGCTATTGAGGCTGATACCATAATCAAACTCACTTGGAGGCCACAAGAAGAGGACCTAGATCATATTTTTATTGACATTTTCTAAAAATGAACACTAAAGCTCTTAAAAGTTCTCAATCAAAAGGTTAGATAAAAACATATACGTATAAGAAAACAGTGGACTTCAATCAATGTCAAGGCCGGAAGCATAATGTCTTGCAGCAAAGATATAATAATGAAGAGATAGGGTTGCGTACCTGGACTCTGTTTGCTTCTTTTGCTTGCTTTAATCTCTCAATATTTCTTGGAGTGATAAAATGGCTTGGGTCCATGGTTTCAACCCCCTTGACAACAGAATCATCAGTCATCAAATAGAGTCGATGTCAAAAAGGCTCAAAAAGTTAAACGTAATACAACCATACGACCAGGGTTATTATCAGGGAAAAAGTTATTAATAGGAATTGTTAACTAAACTAGTCACTCAAGCCTGAATCCTGATAATCACATAAATGTAAAGCCTTTGCTTCATCATAATATAACTTTTCAAATGGAGCTTTCAGTTAAAAGAACCCCTCCAAATGTTGGTGTATGCAACTACCAAAGATAGGCAAATAGGTATGACTATCATTCATCAGCAGTAAGTGGCTCAAGAACTTCTGCATGACTTTCTGCAAGGATGTCTTAATTTAGGTGTCAATTATTACCCAATAACTTGAACAAAAATAACAAGCCAATTTCACAAACTCACAACCAACTATAAAGCAAAAAACTGCTAAAGAATCAACTATGCTACTGGACCTGTCTCAGTTTCTCCTGGATGTCCATAAGAGAGAAGACCATTAGAAAGTATTTACAGACCTGCTCCCTTGCAAATGCTTCCGCTCCCTCAAATGCAAGATATATATGTGGAGTTTTTTCCATGACCAGCCTAGCCAAAGCTATAGCATTGACAACAGTGGTTAGGCCAGAAACAGCTCCACAGTTTTTCGTATTCCCATCCATGATACATGCTTCCATTTCTACTGTACCATTGCTAGTTAGAACAGATCCTCTACCAGCATTGAAGTATTCGTTGTTTTCCAGTTCCCGCACCTGCTTAATTCGATCCAGTTAAAAGCTATCATAACATCAGTAAAAGGTAGATTACTCAGACTTTTAAAGGTTCCCAGACGACCCAAGTTTTACAAGTTTATCTACAGCGTCCCCAAGCGCATATATAAAAATGACACTTTTCCCTTGCGCGAATTGAAGTAGTGAGAGTATGTTTTATAAGAAAAACTGAGCAGGGGGTAAGAGCACTTTTTAGAACATTAACAAAAATTATGAGGATCAAATAGAGATTATGAATAATGTTGAAAGATCTTTGCGTCAGTAACACCAACGTGCAGTTGCATTTAAAGTTGATATCATGTAGAACCATGATATCACTAGTCATCTTCATATTGGAATCCATTAAGATAGCGGGGATGCGAGTAGTATGTGGACTACGACGGCTGCTAACATCAGGGAAGCAGCAAGAGAGGTGCTAGGGGTCTCAAAGGGTTACTCTGGCAGACACAAAGGGGACTGGTGGTGGAACGGAGAGGTACAAGGTAAAGTGGAAGCTAAGAAAGCAGCGTATCTAAAGCTAGTAGAGAGCACAGACGAGGAAGAGAAGAGGACTAACAGGGAGCAGTATAAGAAGGCGAGGAAGGAGGCGAAGTTAGCGGTTACAGCGGCTAAGACTGCTGCTTTTGGACGCTTGTATGAAGAATTGGGGGAAAAAGGCGGGGATAAGAAGTTGTACAGGCTAGCCAAAGCAAGGGAGAGGAAGGCTCGGGAcctggatcaagtgaagtgtaTCAAAGACGAGGGAGGGAAATTTTGGTGGAGGATGCCCTTATTAGACGAAGATGGCAGACCTACTTTCATAAACTCTTAAACGAAAAGGGGGACCGGAACATCGTATTAGGCGAATTGGAGCTCTCAGAGAGCCGCCACGATTTTGGGTACTGCAAGCGGGTCAAGGTTGAAGAGGTCGAGGGGGTTATGTGGAAGATGAGCAGGGGGAGAGCGACCTGGCCAGATGAAATGCCGGTAGAATTTTGGAAGGATGCGAGTAGGGGAGGCTTGGAGTGGCTTACGCGGTTGTTGAATGTTATTTTTAGGACGACGAAGATGCCTGAAGAGTGGAGATGGAGCACCATGATCCCGTTGTATAAAAACAAGGGGGATATCCAGAACTGCAACAACTATAGGGGTATCAAGCTGTTGAGCCACACGATGAAAGTTTGGGAAAGAGTGGTGGAAGCGAGGATGAGGAAGATAGTAtctatttcagagaaccagttcggattcatgccgGGGCTTTTGACTACAGAAGCCATTCACCTTGTGAGGAGgttggtggagcagtataggtATAAGAAGACTGACTTGCACATGGTGTTTGTTGACCTTGAGAAGGCTTATGACAAAGTCCCAAGAGTTTGTTGTGGAGACGTCTGGAAGCTAGAGGTGTTCCTGTAGCATACATTAGAGCgattaaggacatgtatgatggagccaagAGCCGGGTGAGGACGGTTAGAGGTGACTCGAGACAACTTCCCGATCACGATGGAGCTGCGCCGGGGTCCGTACTTAGCCGTTTTTGTTTGCTTTGGCAATGGACGCACTGACAAGCCACATTCAAGGAGAGGTGTCGTGGTGCATGTTATTTGCAGATGACATTGTGCATCGTGGAGGTTTGGCGACAGACTCTGGAGTCGAAGAGTTTCAAGTTGAGCAGGACTAAGACAGAGTActtagagtgcaagttcagtgatgtGAGTAAGGTAGAGGACGAGGACGTGCAGCTGGATACTCGGTCgttagaagaaagaaagtttcaagtacACAGGGTCGATCGTCAAGGGCCAGCGAGATTGACGACAATGTCACATCGTATTGGAGCgggatggatgaaatggaagctCACATCGGGAGTGTTGTGCAATAAGAAGATCTTTTGCCTATACTAAAGGGAAAGTTTTACAAAGCAGTGGTTAGACCTACTATGTTGTATGGGATGGAATGCTGACCAGTTAAGAAAGCACATGTCCAGAAGATGAAGGTAGCAGAGATGCGGATGCTGAGATGGATGTGCGGGCATACCAGGAGAGATAGAATTCGGAATGAAGTgattcgggacaaggtgggtGTAGCCCCTGTGGTGGATAAGATGCGGGAAAGGAGGTTGAGATGGTTCGGCCATGTGCAGCGGAGATGTGTTGATGCAccagtgaggaggtgtgagaggatGGCAATGGTGGGCCCGAAGAGAGGGAGGGGTAGGCCAAAGAAGGCTTGAGGAGAGGTGATTCAACAGGATATGGAGCTacttcagcttaccgaggacatgaccggTGATAGGAGGAGATGGAGGTCGAGTATCAGGGTAGAGGGCTAGTGGGGGGCCGCGAGGATTTCTTTCCCCTATTAGGAGTATTATTATCCTGCTTCTATGTGTTGGATCTTGTCTATCTTTGTTGTTTTATCATGGCTTCCTTGCTcttgttatttctcatttttgcattgctttgatttgcttgtccgtatctgactcttttcccttgttttcttttgggCCGAGGCCCGaaggtctttcggaaacagcatccctaccttccaaggtgagGGTAAGGTcagcgtacactttaccctccccagaccccaaattgtgggattcaactgggtatgttgttgttgtaagttAAGTCTTTAATAAGCCTGAGAGAAATAGCTATTCAACGCCTAAGTATCAAACATAGTCTCATcctaaaacaagaaagaaaaagaaaacaaagatcacaGAAAGAGATGGAAAATGAACAAATGCATATCTTTTCATCTAATTATCCATCTTACATGggattaaaataaaaaactaaaaggCAAAAGCGCTTGGGACCCCCCTGAACTTGCAACTTTTTATACAGTGCATAGCTAAACTATGCGGAGGATTAAAAACCCCCCGAACTTGCAACTTTATGCGTCGCGTCCCCTTAAAGTGTCCGCGTAAGAAGGTGACTTCAAATGTTCATTGGCGCGTGAGGGGGTCATTTTTTGTCCACATCAGACCCCCCAAcggttaaaaacttaaaataaccattttcctttaatattttccttccccaacgtctctctctctattctcttcctatttatacaccacaaccccttctcctccaccatatattagaaatttcaagaattcctccattaaatttcttctcttttgccatcaattttcttcctttccattaATCTTTGAACCAATGATTTATAATACTAGACTAATTATGGGTTGCATTGTATAGcagtatgttaattgttaaacaccacagaggcacgaacccattgtcattaacgtgagatactaactactattcgcttaattcgaacaatttattgttaggttttgaagtatatatacgaGGATCCACACGAATCGCAGaatattgatttgttaatttctttgggatataacttaattaccacaaacttTTGTCATGGACGCAAAGTTTTatggttactttaaatttaatagctcgattcgaaaaaatctagtactctatattccgttaagttggacatatcgcttgggttgcttgtctcaagctgaattcatacttatgttaattgttgttaatttgtaaactgagattaagcatgtgagttggaacaatatctgcataagaagattaaaatgcaagctcgatctgaggcatactttcttagaaatgcaagCTGAATATGCTTTGGATggcgacttttagttatatttagttatgccggatccgcaaacttttagttgtgtttaactaaaagtctcacTCTTTGGGAAGAAACGactttagttatgtttagttatgccggtccgacggacttttagttgtgtttaactaaaagtacgaGGAGACTTTAGTTATGAGGGCGCTctcatacttttagttatgtttagttatgccggtCCGCGTGGTGatttttagttgtgtttaactaaaagtactGACAGAGGAGGGGGGCTTattacttttagttatgtttagttatgctaCCGTTCGTTCTCATATCGTTTCTTATATTCTCGTATTGTACCGTTATTAgtattaggaaaacttaatacCTTGATACGTGGTGATTTTctgaggagagagagagagagagagagagagagagagagagagagagagagagagagagagagagaggagttgagtattttggaaaggaGAAGCATCAACGATAGAgagaaataacaaaagaaaatatgaaaatgcgaGAGGAGTTAGAGAGAGATATCCTTGAATGCTTATTGTTTGGGCTCTTCTACcgaaagttaattatttattagattagcTCATTGGTGGAGGAAATGAATCTactcagagagagagagagagagaaagaacaaatgtaagagagagagagagagagtacaATGAAACGTGCTTTGgcgagaggagagagagagagagacagagagagagagagagagagagagagagagagagagagagagagagagagagagagagagagagagagagagagagagagagagagagagagagagagagagagagagagagagagagagagagagagagagagagagagagagagagagagagaagagagagagagagagagagagagagagagagagagagagagagagagagagagagagagagagagagagagagagagagagagagagagagagagagagagagagagagagagagacaaacCATCGGTGAGGGTTGAAATTTTGACGAGATAAAAGAggtttaaatatatatatgtttagtttaaagttaaaataaatGGGTAacgaagagaaagaaagagggagagagagagagagagagagaaagaaagaaagaagagagagagagagagagagagagagagagagagagagagagagagagagagagagagagagagagagagagagagagagagagagagagagagagagagagagagagagagagagagagagagagagagagagagagagagagagaaaagagagagagagagagagagagagagagagagagagagagagagagagagagagagagagagagagagagagagagagagagagagagagagagagagagagagagagagagagagagagagagagagagagagagagagagagagagagagagagagagagagagagagagagagagagagagaggttgTAATTATCTATATGGATATCTACGTGGACAACCACATCAGCATTTTTTACCGTGTATTATTATTACGCGTGTTTACACGGCTAAGGGGTGTGGACACTTGCGGGGTGTGGGCACTTAAAGTTGCAAGTTCAGGGGGGTTTTTAATCCTCCGCATAGTTTAGGTGTGCACTATATAAAAAGTTGCAAGTTCAGGGGGGGTCCCAAGCGCTTTTGCCAaactaaaaagagaaaagaagctATAAGTAGTCACAATTGAGTAGGAGGATCCATTGCTAAATAGAGTAGATGAGAAATTGAACAGTTGCATAATCCTTAGAAAGATAGTAGTGACAAGCATAATTACAATTGATAGAGATATGGGTAGGTGAAATATATACCACGAGTTCAACAACATCTAAAGGGGATTTGTGGGCCTTGAGAGCATCGATGCCCATCTGTAAGCAATGACGAAGACAGGCTTCTCTGGGCTCACGAACATCCGAGGGCACATCCTTAGGTATGTCACCTGCTCCACCGTGCAACGCTATTGCCCAACCCATATTTACCCCTAACAACCAATTCTCTCTCTCGCTTACACCGTCTTTACGCTGTTCCCCGTTGTACTTGTTTTAATTGGAGCACCCCCCACAAATGACTTAACAGTTTATTTTTGACTGAATTTGATGAAATCTTTTaagtttttcaaataaaaattgcatttttgaaaagtaaataaatatactaCAAGTAACAATTATTTCGACTatttaaatggaaaaaaattacttatttgaattttgaaatttgaaaaatgcaatataaattgaaacggatggaTTAATTTTTTGGCTCGCAGTATATACCGCTGATTGGCGGGACCCTACGCCCTACGACGACTCTAGCATGAATCAGTTGTTAaaatctcttctttctttccggCGAAAAGGACCAATTTAAATTGTTCATCTCGTTAGTTAAGTAGCATACAGTTTAGTCGAATATCACTGTAGCTAATAAAGCAACAtgaaagtataattaatttccCGCACTTAGATGAACTTAAACT
Coding sequences within it:
- the LOC132055786 gene encoding isoaspartyl peptidase/L-asparaginase-like, coding for MGWAIALHGGAGDIPKDVPSDVREPREACLRHCLQMGIDALKAHKSPLDVVELVVRELENNEYFNAGRGSVLTSNGTVEMEACIMDGNTKNCGAVSGLTTVVNAIALARLVMEKTPHIYLAFEGAEAFAREQGVETMDPSHFITPRNIERLKQAKEANRVQVDYNTRPIPKDNKPPVPSGDSQLGTVGCVAVDIYGHLATATSTGGLVNKMVGRIGDTPVIGAGTYANKLCAVSATGQGDAIIRATVARDVAALMEYKGLSLKEAADYAVEECAPKGTTGLIAVSATGEVTMPFNTTGMFRACATEDGHRELAIW